In one window of uncultured Acetobacteroides sp. DNA:
- the ettA gene encoding energy-dependent translational throttle protein EttA has translation MSDDKKIIFSMVGVSKVLPHNNKKILNNIYLSFFYGAKIGIIGLNGSGKSTLLRIIAGLDKSIQGDVVFSPGYSVGYLEQEPKLDDSKTVKEIVMEGVQPVVDLLAEYEAVNAKFMEPMSDDEMNKLIERQGELTEQIDHVNGWELDSMLERAMDALRCPEPDQVVGVLSGGERRRVALCRLLLQQPDVLLLDEPTNHLDAESIQWLEMHLQQYKGTVIAVTHDRYFLDNAAGWILELDRGEGIPWKGNYSSWLDQKSKRLAQEEKTESKRRKTLERELEWVRMAPKARQAKSKARLSAYDKMLNEDSKEKEEKLEMFIPNGPRLGNHVIDVQGVSKAYGDKVLFENLTFSLPPAGIVGVIGPNGVGKTTLFKLVMGLETPDSGTFSVGDTVKVGYADQMHKSIDPEKSVYNVISEGNELMMLGGRSVNARAYVSRFNFSGSDQEKLVKNLSGGERNRLHLALTLKEEANVLLLDEPTNDIDVNTLRALEEGLEGFAGCAVVISHDRWFLDRIATHILAFEGDSQVVFFEGGYTDYEENKKKRLGDVTPHRVKYKKLIKE, from the coding sequence ATGTCCGACGACAAAAAAATTATCTTCTCGATGGTTGGGGTGAGCAAGGTGCTCCCGCACAACAACAAAAAGATTCTGAACAACATCTACCTGTCGTTCTTCTACGGTGCCAAGATCGGCATCATCGGGTTGAACGGCTCGGGTAAGTCTACGTTGCTACGCATTATCGCCGGATTGGACAAATCCATACAGGGCGATGTGGTTTTCTCGCCCGGATACAGCGTTGGCTACCTGGAGCAGGAACCGAAGCTCGACGATAGCAAAACGGTGAAGGAAATCGTTATGGAGGGTGTGCAGCCCGTTGTCGATTTGCTGGCAGAGTACGAGGCGGTAAACGCCAAGTTTATGGAGCCCATGAGCGACGACGAGATGAACAAGCTCATCGAGCGCCAGGGCGAGCTTACCGAGCAGATCGACCACGTGAACGGCTGGGAGCTCGACAGCATGCTCGAGCGCGCCATGGATGCGCTTCGCTGCCCCGAACCCGACCAGGTGGTTGGTGTTCTTTCGGGAGGTGAGCGCCGCCGCGTGGCCCTGTGCCGCCTGCTGCTCCAGCAACCCGACGTGCTGCTGCTCGACGAGCCCACCAACCACCTCGATGCCGAGAGCATCCAGTGGCTGGAGATGCACCTTCAGCAGTACAAGGGAACGGTTATCGCCGTTACCCACGACCGCTACTTCCTCGACAACGCCGCCGGATGGATCCTCGAGCTCGACCGTGGCGAAGGTATCCCCTGGAAGGGCAACTACAGCAGCTGGCTCGACCAGAAGAGCAAGCGCCTAGCCCAGGAGGAGAAGACCGAAAGCAAGCGCCGCAAAACCCTAGAGCGCGAGCTCGAGTGGGTGCGCATGGCGCCCAAGGCCCGTCAGGCAAAGAGCAAGGCCCGCCTTTCGGCCTACGACAAAATGCTTAACGAGGATAGCAAGGAGAAGGAGGAGAAGCTCGAAATGTTTATCCCCAACGGGCCTCGCTTGGGCAACCACGTTATCGACGTGCAGGGCGTGAGCAAGGCGTACGGCGACAAGGTGCTGTTCGAGAACCTCACCTTCTCGCTCCCACCTGCCGGCATCGTAGGGGTTATTGGCCCCAACGGAGTTGGTAAGACCACCCTCTTCAAGCTTGTCATGGGGCTGGAGACGCCCGATAGCGGCACCTTCTCGGTGGGCGACACCGTTAAGGTTGGGTACGCCGACCAGATGCACAAGAGCATCGATCCCGAAAAGAGCGTGTACAACGTAATCTCGGAGGGCAACGAGCTGATGATGCTCGGTGGCCGCTCGGTAAACGCCCGCGCCTACGTATCGCGCTTCAACTTCTCGGGTTCCGATCAGGAGAAACTCGTAAAGAACCTTTCGGGTGGCGAGCGCAACCGCCTGCACCTGGCGCTAACGCTGAAGGAGGAGGCCAACGTGCTGCTGCTCGACGAGCCTACCAACGATATCGACGTTAACACGCTCCGTGCGCTGGAGGAAGGTCTCGAAGGATTTGCCGGCTGCGCCGTGGTAATCTCGCACGACCGCTGGTTCCTCGACCGTATCGCTACGCACATTCTTGCCTTCGAGGGCGACTCGCAGGTGGTGTTCTTCGAGGGTGGCTACACCGACTACGAGGAGAACAAGAAGAAGCGCCTCGGCGATGTGACGCCCCACCGCGTGAAGTACAAAAAGCTGATTAAGGAGTAA
- a CDS encoding AAA family ATPase: MELLYVWIEEYNNIKRQGFNFSPKHKFHFEPNEKEGPVTGGTLTHAPINPNYPDNFFGENISNITAIVGKNGSGKSSLIDFIITRDGWGTEEIAPELIRNYILITQDKDEQHHHFCSHALRDCIMQDDKMVKTKDVLDGFYVNEKGNNPHNILYYSTSINSNQKRPVNNSFTANISSNFLLETSGHPSAFELGKSKDHNSTNPSLTAFHLLDKKKQIEFFSHIRRISKENKLIPFACPDKFYIQVLFSFEDSYIDRLDLIQSPEYGLLKYRQHGTIQKEDIVKYLYFALLASTNYKERGIASYPELERNLNDEFNINTGFNDYSQLLDECINSSIFVIPISSNDRDERSSIFELTFKFNIDSFNKEVLLFIEDKEEKRTLKNWAYSIRPIIYWNDISDGEASLISLFARIWHEHKKAKSIFTTCIFDEPDTSLHPEWQKSLVDRFRWFFSLLGKKDNHHIIITSHSPIVVSDLPRENVIFLNTKEDEKGKPCCKVCDPKDMDRTFGANIHSLYRNSFFMDGVMGKFAEGKIGDVIKDLRGKGEITKERKTEIRFIIGQVGEPLVREMLLKQYNQKFHFNVEDRIEALEKELVALKARRDDTN; this comes from the coding sequence ATGGAGCTGCTATACGTTTGGATAGAGGAGTACAACAACATAAAAAGACAGGGCTTTAACTTTTCGCCCAAGCACAAATTCCATTTCGAACCCAACGAAAAAGAGGGCCCCGTTACAGGAGGAACCCTAACCCACGCCCCCATTAACCCCAACTACCCCGATAATTTCTTTGGAGAAAACATTAGCAACATTACGGCTATTGTTGGGAAGAATGGGAGTGGGAAGAGTAGCTTGATTGACTTTATTATTACTAGAGACGGATGGGGAACAGAAGAAATTGCCCCTGAGCTAATCCGCAATTACATCCTTATTACACAAGATAAAGATGAGCAGCACCACCATTTTTGCAGCCATGCACTAAGAGACTGCATTATGCAGGATGACAAGATGGTCAAAACAAAAGATGTTTTAGATGGATTTTACGTAAACGAGAAAGGAAATAATCCACACAATATTTTATACTACTCAACTTCGATAAATTCCAATCAAAAGAGACCTGTTAACAATTCCTTTACTGCCAATATCTCCTCAAACTTTTTACTCGAAACCTCTGGTCATCCTAGCGCATTTGAACTAGGAAAATCGAAAGATCATAATTCAACCAATCCCTCATTAACAGCATTTCATCTTCTTGATAAGAAAAAGCAGATAGAATTTTTCTCACATATTAGGAGGATAAGTAAGGAAAATAAATTGATACCATTCGCATGCCCAGATAAATTCTATATCCAAGTGCTATTCTCATTTGAGGATTCATACATAGATCGACTTGATTTAATACAAAGTCCTGAATACGGACTATTAAAATATAGACAACATGGCACAATACAAAAAGAAGACATCGTAAAATACCTGTACTTTGCACTGCTAGCATCCACGAACTACAAAGAAAGAGGAATCGCTAGTTACCCAGAATTGGAAAGAAACCTCAATGATGAGTTCAATATAAATACCGGATTCAATGATTATTCGCAATTATTAGATGAATGCATAAACAGCAGCATATTTGTCATACCGATTTCATCAAACGATAGAGATGAGAGATCTTCTATATTTGAATTAACATTTAAATTCAACATTGACAGTTTCAATAAAGAAGTTCTCTTATTTATTGAGGACAAGGAAGAAAAGCGAACCTTAAAAAATTGGGCATATAGCATAAGACCTATTATTTACTGGAATGACATAAGCGATGGGGAGGCCTCCCTGATCTCATTATTTGCACGCATTTGGCATGAGCACAAAAAGGCAAAAAGCATTTTTACGACCTGCATCTTCGATGAGCCAGACACTTCGTTACACCCCGAATGGCAAAAATCATTAGTTGATAGGTTTCGTTGGTTCTTCTCGCTTCTGGGCAAAAAAGACAATCACCATATCATTATTACGTCTCACTCCCCAATCGTCGTTTCCGATCTTCCTCGCGAAAACGTAATATTCTTAAATACGAAAGAAGACGAGAAAGGTAAACCTTGTTGCAAAGTATGCGATCCCAAAGATATGGACCGCACCTTTGGCGCCAACATACATAGCCTCTACCGCAACTCCTTCTTTATGGATGGGGTTATGGGAAAGTTTGCCGAAGGTAAAATTGGGGATGTGATTAAAGACTTGAGAGGGAAAGGAGAAATAACGAAGGAAAGGAAGACGGAGATTCGTTTTATCATCGGGCAAGTAGGCGAACCCTTAGTAAGAGAGATGCTGCTAAAGCAGTACAACCAGAAGTTCCACTTCAACGTCGAGGATAGAATTGAAGCGCTAGAAAAGGAGTTGGTGGCACTTAAAGCAAGAAGAGATGATACCAATTAG
- a CDS encoding DUF6261 family protein: MIEPTMFRRYSLEEKQTFTEETIRAVDPELGKLPEYSALVAQVKTDYSNMMKTTEGLNHPELTKVVNDGDNLRDGGIGGLRGNAKRSLNRTDPKWVAAGTVILQAFHDFGEGMASLAIAKETAAVGRFLAEVDRNPVLRAAITTIQSDAWLQDMRDGQHMVESAVDQRGVERAADALPSTVEAAMPLVASIDKLFRYINMKLEFDPKPELVALSNRLNEIIARYKQVVKLRQTLREQEKDKKDDKKDDKVEEKK, encoded by the coding sequence ATGATTGAGCCAACGATGTTTCGACGCTACTCTCTAGAGGAGAAGCAGACCTTCACAGAGGAAACCATTCGTGCCGTAGATCCAGAGCTTGGTAAGTTACCCGAATACTCGGCTCTGGTGGCTCAGGTGAAAACCGATTATTCGAATATGATGAAGACCACCGAAGGATTGAACCATCCTGAGCTTACCAAGGTGGTAAACGATGGCGACAACCTTCGCGATGGCGGTATTGGTGGCCTTAGGGGCAATGCCAAACGAAGCCTAAACCGTACCGACCCCAAGTGGGTAGCTGCAGGAACTGTAATTCTGCAGGCATTCCACGATTTTGGCGAGGGGATGGCCTCTCTTGCAATTGCCAAGGAAACCGCAGCCGTGGGTAGGTTTCTAGCCGAGGTGGATAGAAATCCGGTGCTCCGTGCAGCCATCACCACCATTCAGTCGGATGCGTGGCTTCAGGATATGCGCGATGGCCAGCATATGGTGGAATCCGCTGTCGATCAGCGTGGGGTAGAAAGAGCCGCTGATGCGCTACCCTCTACCGTAGAGGCAGCCATGCCGCTGGTGGCCAGCATCGATAAACTGTTCCGCTATATCAACATGAAGCTGGAGTTTGATCCAAAGCCCGAGCTGGTGGCCCTGTCGAACCGGCTTAACGAGATCATCGCCCGCTACAAGCAGGTGGTTAAGCTGCGGCAGACGCTCCGCGAGCAGGAAAAGGATAAGAAGGACGACAAAAAGGACGATAAGGTAGAGGAAAAGAAATAG
- a CDS encoding HNH endonuclease, giving the protein MIPIRQHYTDAIVKNYLESILEFLKKNKTLSELESLLKCHASKFSIEDLLIGDVPTLREIAKEIGIDSSPEKKGNELTRKGRLIQKYELFRTRDVKRKNSIRMYNFPDLVELLGITVCPYCNRTFIYSTVRSESVKTICQIDHFFEKSKYPYLCLSLFNLIPVCSSCNLSKQSKKFGKSPLEIKDVDKGFKFSLEYAKADYTKPDAFKVITTTPDTDLKEQKEILGLEKLYEKHNDIGHELFLKQHIYSEDRIMELCESFPELFTSPNEVRQLVLGSYIDKKDVGKRPLAKMTRDIMLQLGFLAD; this is encoded by the coding sequence ATGATACCAATTAGGCAGCACTATACGGATGCAATCGTAAAGAATTATCTAGAATCCATTTTAGAGTTTCTCAAAAAGAATAAGACATTAAGTGAACTAGAGTCTTTACTTAAATGCCACGCAAGCAAGTTTTCAATTGAAGACCTACTAATTGGTGATGTTCCGACGTTAAGAGAAATAGCGAAGGAAATAGGGATCGATAGTTCACCTGAGAAAAAAGGTAATGAATTAACTCGAAAAGGCCGTTTGATTCAAAAGTATGAGCTGTTTCGTACGCGAGATGTTAAAAGGAAAAATAGTATTCGAATGTATAACTTCCCAGATTTAGTAGAACTGTTGGGTATTACTGTCTGTCCGTATTGTAACAGAACGTTTATCTATTCTACAGTACGTAGCGAATCTGTGAAAACGATCTGTCAAATCGACCACTTCTTTGAAAAGAGTAAGTACCCATACTTATGCCTTTCGTTATTTAACCTAATTCCTGTTTGCAGTAGCTGCAACCTTAGCAAGCAGTCGAAAAAGTTTGGCAAGTCGCCGTTGGAGATTAAAGATGTAGATAAGGGATTTAAGTTCTCGTTAGAATATGCTAAGGCCGACTACACCAAGCCTGATGCATTTAAGGTAATTACAACAACGCCTGACACTGATCTAAAAGAGCAGAAAGAAATACTTGGCCTCGAAAAGCTCTACGAAAAGCACAACGACATCGGCCACGAGCTATTCCTAAAGCAGCACATCTACAGCGAGGATCGGATTATGGAGTTGTGCGAGTCGTTCCCCGAGCTGTTCACCTCGCCCAACGAGGTACGGCAGCTGGTGCTCGGAAGCTACATCGA